The following proteins are co-located in the Hydrogenophaga sp. RAC07 genome:
- a CDS encoding O-antigen ligase family protein encodes MRGLNTQLSRWLLGGAIYLTGWYYEGPALQASQMGAISLLLLAGFFSALSGDTLRIRPSLVEWLFGTAFLFAMLVAWMTGNVLSTMYGAMLLLVLVAMAFLIRHRGADELIVVFRWAYVALVGTVLALESPALFASLSGSVEHGLGLVRYQPLGMHPNLSGLVYGGGALLFLQRWLAAPTRSQKVFALAMVVLCLCVLLAASARAGMLALAVAGATGVGLIALRGSRRSRMGLVLAALVAVGVVLFNWAAIKDYLSLILDIDSPTRGVESGATGRTEIWRAGIELVFSDASLLFAGRGIRSALPEIIGFPVESSYINLALEHGIFFGSLITLAFVVTACRALHHGLPPGQPRYPLFLVGLMFVFMLAQSFFNRYLIGVGNPYSLWILVLLLQVNLRPMAAATHRLRPVARSAFPSHRLDRIPT; translated from the coding sequence ATGCGCGGCCTGAACACACAGCTCTCGCGCTGGCTGCTGGGCGGCGCCATCTACCTCACCGGGTGGTACTACGAAGGCCCGGCGCTGCAGGCCTCCCAGATGGGCGCCATCAGCCTGCTGCTCCTGGCGGGCTTCTTCTCCGCGCTGTCCGGCGACACCCTGCGCATCCGGCCCAGCCTGGTCGAATGGCTGTTCGGCACCGCCTTCCTGTTTGCCATGCTGGTGGCGTGGATGACGGGCAACGTGCTCTCGACGATGTACGGCGCCATGCTGCTGCTGGTGCTGGTGGCCATGGCGTTCCTGATCCGGCACCGGGGTGCGGACGAGCTGATCGTTGTGTTCCGCTGGGCCTATGTGGCGCTGGTGGGCACGGTGCTCGCCCTGGAGTCACCGGCCTTGTTCGCCTCGCTCTCGGGCAGCGTGGAGCACGGCCTGGGCCTGGTGCGTTACCAACCGCTGGGCATGCACCCCAACCTGAGTGGCCTGGTCTACGGCGGTGGTGCCCTGCTGTTCCTTCAGCGCTGGCTGGCCGCGCCCACCCGGTCGCAAAAGGTCTTTGCGCTGGCGATGGTGGTGCTGTGCCTCTGTGTGTTGCTGGCCGCTTCGGCCCGCGCCGGCATGCTCGCGCTGGCCGTCGCCGGCGCAACAGGCGTCGGCTTGATCGCCTTGCGAGGCTCGCGCCGCTCGCGCATGGGCCTGGTGCTCGCGGCGCTCGTCGCCGTGGGTGTCGTCCTCTTCAACTGGGCGGCCATCAAGGACTACCTCTCCCTCATCCTGGACATCGATTCGCCCACCCGCGGCGTGGAGTCCGGCGCCACCGGGCGCACCGAGATATGGCGCGCGGGCATCGAGCTGGTGTTCTCGGACGCCTCGTTGCTGTTCGCGGGCCGTGGCATCCGCTCGGCCCTGCCCGAGATCATCGGGTTCCCGGTCGAGAGCTCGTACATCAACCTGGCGCTGGAGCACGGGATTTTCTTCGGCTCGCTCATCACGCTGGCCTTTGTCGTCACGGCCTGCCGCGCGCTTCACCACGGCCTGCCACCGGGCCAGCCCCGCTACCCGTTGTTCCTGGTGGGACTGATGTTCGTCTTCATGCTGGCCCAGTCCTTCTTCAACCGCTACCTGATCGGCGTGGGCAATCCCTACTCGCTGTGGATCCTCGTCTTGCTCCTGCAAGTGAACCTGAGGCCGATGGCCGCCGCCACCCACCGCTTGCGACCCGTTGCGCGATCTGCCTTCCCCTCACACCGCCTGGATCGGATCCCGACATGA
- a CDS encoding aldo/keto reductase encodes MTMDTRTDLISQRLGFGCGRLKGGPEKANALRLVHAALDLGIRHFDTAPPYGLGMSETVLGEALRGRQEAVTVFTKAGLARPASPGLLQTARAIVKPLARHIPGLRSAVLKGMAHRAPPANFNPDFIARSVETSLRLLQRERVDGLLLHEAQAHDTLAPLKPLFERCMAEGRLGAYGSSTGESHDQLVHFGTLLQYRCPAPGLDGAPAASTDILHGAFRFTAPAITRQMAQDSQLEEQLASLLTVGTDPTAATGALALAYALHQFENRLLFSTNQPQRLATTLEQVRHITGSASWRPTMQVLHAAFNHTGVPCAA; translated from the coding sequence ATGACGATGGACACCCGCACCGACCTCATCTCGCAACGGCTGGGCTTCGGCTGTGGCCGGCTCAAGGGCGGCCCCGAGAAGGCCAACGCCCTGCGGCTCGTGCACGCGGCGCTGGACCTGGGTATTCGCCACTTCGACACCGCGCCCCCCTACGGCCTGGGCATGTCCGAAACCGTGCTGGGCGAGGCCCTCCGGGGTCGGCAAGAAGCCGTCACGGTATTCACCAAGGCCGGGCTGGCCCGCCCGGCTTCGCCCGGCCTCCTGCAGACAGCGCGGGCCATCGTCAAGCCCCTGGCCCGGCACATCCCGGGTCTGCGCAGCGCCGTGCTCAAAGGCATGGCCCACCGCGCCCCGCCCGCGAACTTCAATCCCGACTTCATCGCCCGGTCCGTGGAGACCAGCCTGCGCTTGCTGCAACGCGAGCGGGTGGACGGCCTGCTGCTGCACGAGGCGCAAGCCCACGACACGCTGGCCCCCTTGAAGCCGCTGTTCGAACGCTGCATGGCCGAAGGCCGGCTGGGGGCCTATGGCAGCTCCACCGGCGAGTCACACGACCAGCTCGTGCACTTCGGCACGTTGCTGCAGTACCGCTGTCCGGCGCCCGGCCTGGACGGGGCACCAGCCGCGTCCACCGACATCCTGCATGGCGCGTTCCGCTTCACCGCACCCGCCATCACCCGGCAGATGGCTCAAGACAGCCAACTCGAAGAACAGTTGGCGAGCCTGCTGACCGTCGGCACGGACCCGACGGCGGCCACCGGCGCACTTGCACTGGCCTATGCGCTGCACCAGTTTGAGAACCGCCTGCTGTTCTCGACCAACCAGCCGCAGCGCCTGGCGACCACGCTGGAACAGGTCCGGCACATCACGGGTTCGGCTTCATGGCGGCCCACGATGCAGGTCCTTCACGCGGCCTTCAACCACACAGGTGTGCCATGCGCGGCCTGA